The Stigmatella aurantiaca DW4/3-1 genome contains the following window.
GCGGGTGCGCTCTTGCCACTGCTCCGCGTCGTGCAGCCAACCCGAACGATGACTGATGTACGTCCAGATGCGGATGGCCGCCAACCGGTCCATCAGGGTGTGGATGTCTCCAGAAACATCATCGAGTGGCGACACCTGCTTGGCCAGCCAGGCATGCTCCAGCCTCCCATCACCCGCGGTGAGCTGAAGGAACGTCTCACGCAACAGGGCGACGTGCTGACCCAAGAGCCCTTTGCGAAAATCCGGAATCTGGCAGACCTGCCACAGCAACTCGACCATGTCTCGGCCGGTGACGGCCTCTCGGATGGCTGGGACTTGCGAAAGTTCCCTGAGCGCATCGAAGTCGTCCGCGCGTTCTACCCGGACGAAGGCATTGTGGCGTGGCGCTCGCGACAACGAGTCCAGCAGAGACTCCGGGCTCGAGAAATCAAGCGCTGCATTGCGCCAGATGAGACGCCGCACCGGCGGGAACCGGTGCGACTCGATGGCCGAGATCACCCGCGGAGACAACTCGGGCAGTGTGTTCAGGGTTCCGAAACTCCCATCATTCAAGTGGCGCCCTGCACGGCCCGCGATTTGAGCCAGTTCGTCCGGGAAGAGGTCGCGCTGCTCGGCGCCGTCGAACTTGGAGAGCGCCGCGAAGGCCACGTGATTGAGGTCGAGGTTCAGTCCCATGCCAATGGCATCGGTCGCCACGAGGTACTGAACCTCCCCTGCCTGGTACATCGCCACCTGTGCATTCCGCGTCCGCGGGGAAAGTGCTCCCAGGACCACGGCCACCCCGCCTCGGAGGCGGCGCAGCGCCTCTGCGAGTTCGTACACGCGATCCGCGGAGAACGCGACCACCGCCGAGCGCGGAGGAAGGCTCTTCAGGGAGCGGCCCCCGGCATAGCTCAGTTGCGAGAGACGGGTGGCGCGCTTCAAGGAAGCATGGGGGATGAGCGCCTGAAGCATCGGACGCATCGTGTCCGCGCCGAGGAACCAGGTCTCCCGGAGTCCACGTGCATGGAGCAATCGGTCGGTGAAGACGTGCCCCCGCTCGCGATGGGCGGCAAGCTGAATTTCATCCACGGCGAGGAAGTCAACCGGCCGGTCGGCTGGCATCGCCTCGACCGTGCAGATCCAATAGTCGGGACGTGGTGGCACGCGTTTCTCTTCGCCCGTCATCAGCGCCACCCGTCCCTCGCCCACTCGAGCGGTCACCCGGTCGTAGACTTCCCGAGCGAGCAGGCGAAGCGGCAAACCGATGATGCCCGTGTCGTGTTCGAGCATGCGCTCGATGGCGCGGTGGGTTTTCCCCGTGTTCGTAGGCCCCAGCTCCGCGATGACGACGGACGACCGGCTGGATGGGCTGGAGTTCATGGCCGAAGCCTAACCTCAAGCACGCCCCTCCGCCCTGGGGGCTGATCCATCGGGCGGCCGGGCACAGATTCCTGCAGGGGAGAAGGCCGTGGCTTGAAGGGTGGCCGCGGTCGAGCGGAAGAGCCTGTTCTCTGTTCGCGCCCGTCCTGGCCCTACAACCCGCTCCGCAGGGGCTCTCCTAAACAGAGTGTCCAGGCAGGAGCCCCGCCGCACGACACGGTCCACCGGGGCACGGCTTCACCTGCTCACGGCAAAACCCCGTACGTCTTATACCCCGTCCGCACACGGTCCAGCATGGTGGGATCCAGCGACATCTGC
Protein-coding sequences here:
- a CDS encoding helicase-related protein; its protein translation is MNSSPSSRSSVVIAELGPTNTGKTHRAIERMLEHDTGIIGLPLRLLAREVYDRVTARVGEGRVALMTGEEKRVPPRPDYWICTVEAMPADRPVDFLAVDEIQLAAHRERGHVFTDRLLHARGLRETWFLGADTMRPMLQALIPHASLKRATRLSQLSYAGGRSLKSLPPRSAVVAFSADRVYELAEALRRLRGGVAVVLGALSPRTRNAQVAMYQAGEVQYLVATDAIGMGLNLDLNHVAFAALSKFDGAEQRDLFPDELAQIAGRAGRHLNDGSFGTLNTLPELSPRVISAIESHRFPPVRRLIWRNAALDFSSPESLLDSLSRAPRHNAFVRVERADDFDALRELSQVPAIREAVTGRDMVELLWQVCQIPDFRKGLLGQHVALLRETFLQLTAGDGRLEHAWLAKQVSPLDDVSGDIHTLMDRLAAIRIWTYISHRSGWLHDAEQWQERTRRIEDALGDALHERLVERFVQRAARRSARRFVRATASPSPGQDSPFAKLGLLLGEMPGADGAAMTEEQFVQRVVDATHDAFQVDASGSISFEEQPLARLVRGKDRRSPQIALAEPEVWTGGARRQLERRLVALARDLVTESMGGFPAEALAGAGRSAATRGIAYRLAEGLGVISQGEAREQWRLLEGEARERLRALGVREGQRFLYVAEALAPHALERRCMLTALFHQRVPPKGIPREPVLDVAEFGGWDARAFGYEVLGTVTLRIDVVERLSEALRHQQGAQQVHRLMQELRLEGGVRARVLRELGGPSASASLKRRRRRRGRQSPPPASDKRGVNGQHAGAHHNPQRSGAGEGGGRTGGGQKPD